DNA from Rhodothermia bacterium:
GAAACCCAAAAGGTGAACGTTTGTGTGGCAGGCCGCATGATGACCCAGCGCATCATGGGAAAAGCCGCCTTCTTTAACCTCCACGACGAGTCGGGTAAAATTCAGGTCTATGTCCGTCGAGACGATTTGCCGGAGGGCTATTATAATGATGTCTTCAAAAAGCGGTATGATTTAGGCGATATTGTGGGCGTTTCCGGCTTTGTTTTCCGCACCAAAACGGGAGAGTTGTCTATCCATGCGGAACGGCTGGAACTGCTCACGAAAACCTTGCGCCCCTTGCCCATCGTCAAGGAAACAGAGGATAAGTCGTATGGCGGTTTGGAGGACAAGGAGTTGCGGTATCGCCAGCGTTATGCCGATTTGGCCATCCATCCTGAAGTACGGGAGGTTTTCAGAAAGCGTAGCCAACTCATCAGTGCCATGAGGCGGTTCTTGGACGATAATGGCTGTTTGGAAGTAGAAACGCCAGCCCTACAACCTATTTATGGCGGAGCGGCGGCACGTCCGTTTACCACACATCACAATGCATTAGATATGGAATTATTCATGCGGATATCGGATGAACTGTACCTAAAACGACTGATTGTGGGCGGGTATGATCGGGTGTATGAAATTGCCAAGAACTTCCGTAACGAAGGGCTAAGCCGCTTCCATAATCCAGAGTTTACGATGATGGAGGTCTATGTGGCGTATCAAGATTATCAATGGATGATGGATTTTGTGGAGCGGATGATCCGTTATATTGCGACCGAATTGCACGGAAAACCGGAAGTACAGGTGGGCGATAACCTTATTTCGTTTGAACAACCCTTTAAGCGCATAACGATGTTCGAGGCCATTGCCGAAAAAACAGGACACAATTTGTATGGTAAAACACGCGACGAAATTGCAGACGTGGCCAAAAAACTGCATATAGAAATAGATGCCAGTATGGGCAGTGGTAAATTGATAGACGAGATTTTCGGGGCTTATGTGGAGCATACCCTGATCCAACCTACCTTTATAACCGACTATCCGGTGGAACTAAGCCCGCTTGCGAAACGCCACAGAGACGACCCCAATTTGGTTGAACGCTTCGAGTTGATTTGTAATGGCAAAGAAATTTGTAATGCTTTCTCGGAATTAAACGACCCCATAGACCAGCGCGAACGATTTGAGTCCCAAACCAAACTCAAGTCGGGTGGAGACGACGAAGCCATGATGATGGATGAAGACTATCTTCGCGCCCTTGAATATGGAATGCCGCCAACCGCAGGCTTGGGCGTGGGAATTGACCGGCTGGCCATGATCTTGACCAATCAGGAGTCTATTCGTGATGTCATTCTTTTTCCATTGCTACGTCCCGAAATAGCGCACTAAGGGATTTGGGCTATTTTCAGAAACGGGAGGCTGCTTTGGTGGCCTCCTTTTTCACATGAAGTATGGCTTTAAGGTGTTGTTATTAAATGAGTTGGATCTTTAATTGTTTATTAGTGGGTAATAGATAGGTTTTAAGCAAGATGGCTTCGACAGTGCTCAACCAGCAACATTTTATATACCGCCACGATGGGCTTTGCCGTGCATTAATGAACGATTTTCTATTTAGACTTCGCCCCGACGGAGCTAAATGAAGTCTAAATAATCTTAGTATTAGTGGAAAATTTATAGTCTATCATTAACCCATAACTGACATGACAAACTTTGAGGTACTTATTGTGGTTTAGGTCTTTTAAGACTATACTTTATTTAATGCTGTTTCCGATATTTCTAATTGCATGGCTTGGGTAAGACCCTTTTTGAGCAGAATCTCCCATGGCCCTTTGTCATCCGGCATGTGCCATACCCCCCAAAGGCGTCCGGTTGCCTCGTCATAACGTCCGGTATAAAGTACTTTATGTGCCTCGAAATAGGTTTTCCGCATCCTTACCCTTATTTGCTCCTCGATTGTTCCCTCGAACGTAAAGATTCCCACCTCGTCTATACCAGAGCCGGAAATACGCCCCGCGCCAATACTCATGCGCAGACCCTCCATTTCAATTTGACCGACACCGTCTTGTGCCCACCATCCAATGGCCGAAATACTTTCCGTCATAACAAAAACAAGATGTTACCTAAGACCGAACCACAGACCGGAAGCACTAAATTTATAAACGGTTAATATCAATCTTACAATCAATAAACATTTAGAGCCTTCGAATTCGGTTTTGTAGTTAAAATAAGGGCGATCATCAAACAAACAACAACTTGAGGTAGCGTATTCGCGAAAAAGTGACGACCTAATTGCTTTTTCTCGGCGTAAACCAAGTACCCGTCAAGAACAATCGGCTCCGCTATTCAAAAATCATCAGACCTCCGCAAGTGGCAAACGTGAGCAATGTTGCCACCATGCCAGATAGTAAGAAGGCTTTACCAGCGTTTTGGTATGGTGTAAAAGCCAAAATCAACCCCAATACAAGACAAGCAAACGCATGAATAACCATGTAAAGTGCAAAAGCGATGGTTGCAAAATTTTCGTTGTTCCGCGTTACGACGCTGCCCATTGCCAGAAGGAGCCAAAGGAGGCCATTGGCCCAGAGAACTTTTTTGGTGGTAGGAGAAGACCTCATATTAATTACGTCAATTTGGAAAAGTTGACCGACGGGATGAATGAAGATAAGGCAAGATGGAGTCAGTCCGTTTTTGAAAAGCAGCATAATGCTTGCGAACATTCGTCTTTGAGTGGTCTGTTTGAGCAAAGTCAATATCTGTTATTGTTTGTGGCTTAAAGCGAATTCTCTTGGTGTAGGTCATGTCTTTGGGTGTGGAAGTGGGGTAAGGTATTGTGATCTTTGCATTTTTCATACCCACCGGAATGTGGACAAAAAACATATGAGTTGTGGACAAGTTTTTTTGAACAAAGACCCAAAGTTTGCTTTATTTCATGTGGCAGCTATGCCCACCTTATATCCGCAAAAAACACGCATCCTCAGGCAAATTGCCCGTGTTCCAAAGTGAATAACCAAAATCATCCCAGCCAAATACGGTTATTGGGTATCTGTTTCTGCGCTCAATAACGGTTCTAAATAAACACTACATCCTTTAGCTATACCAAGACGTTATGCCTGCAAAACCTACTCACCGCCCCGCCACCGACCCGAAGAAGGGTCTTACCATAAGCCGTACTTTCTCGAAAGAAGGCGTATCACCTTTCGATAGTGTGCAATGGGAAACACGCACAGCAAGTATTAAAAACCATAAAGGTGAAATTATTTTTGAGCAACATCACATAGAAATGCCGAAAGAAATGAGTCATTTGGCCTCTAACATAGTGGCCAGCAAGTACTTCTATGGCGATGTTACCAAAACCGATGTTGCGCCACGAGAAGGAGGCCGCGAACACTCCTTCCGACAGTTGGTGCATCGCGTAACCCGCACCATAGCCGATTGGGGGAAAGCACAACGCTACTTTGCCACGGATGAAGACGCTGAACGGTTTTATGACGAATTGACGTGGCTGTGTGTGAATCAATACGGGGCCTTTAATTCGCCTGTTTGGTTTAATGTGGGGCTTTATCATCAGTACGACGTGCGGGATACCAGCGGGAAAACCATTTGGGGATGGGATCCCGTCTCCAAAACGGTGATGGATGTAGATCCATACGAATATCCACAAGGCTCGGCGTGTTTTATTATTGCAGTAGAAGACTCGATAGAAGACATATGGAAACTCATGGCCGAGAGTGCCCGCTTGTTCAAGTATGGTTCGGGTGTGGGGGCAGATTGGTCTAAACTTCGTTCCTCGCAAGAGAAACTTTCCGGCGGTGGTCGTCCAAGCGGTCCGGTGAGTTTTATGCGGGTACAAGATGCGACGGGCGGGACGATCAAATCCGGTGGCAAAACCCGTCGTGCGGCGATCATGCAAACGCTCAAGGTTTGGCATTCAGACATCGAAGAATTTGTGGTGGCCAAGCAAGAAGAGGAAAAAAAAGCATGGGCCTTGATAGAGGAAGGTTATGATGGTTCTTTTAATGGCCCTGCATATGGATCGGTGGCCTTCCAAAACGTGAACCAATCGGTACGGGTAGATGATGCCTTCATGGAAGCAGCCACACAACATCGGGCATATGCCCTTCGTGCGGCCCAAGGCGGGGAGGTGCTTGGTGAGACGGACGCACAAAAATTATTGCTCAAAATTGCAGAAGGAACCCATATCTGTGGTGATCCGGGGGTACAGTACGAAGACACCATCCAAAAATGGCATACGGTTCCAAATTCGGGCCCGATCAACTCGTCTAACCCATGCAGCGAGTACATGCATGTGGACAATTCGGCGTGTAATCTTGCGTCGTTGAACCTGCGGAAGTTCCAATTTGAAGACGGTACGTTGGACGTGGAGCGTTATCGGGCGGCCTGTCGCATTTTTATAACCGCACAAGAGATTTTGGTGGATAACGCAGGGTATCCTTCCCCGTCCATCACCCAAAACTCGCACAATTTTCGGCCTTTGGGCTTAGGTTTTGCCAACCTTGGCGCATTTATCATGGCCATGGGCGTGCCTTATGACTCCGCCGAAGGGCGCGGTGTGGCAGGTGCAATCATGAGCATCATGACCGCAGAAGCCTATGCGCGTAGTGCCGAAATAGCAGCAATTCCGGAAATTGGGCCTTTTACGGCGTTCGAGAAAAACCGCGACGCTATGCTCCATGTTATGCAGATGCACCGCGATGCCGTCACCCAGATTGACGCCTCTTGCCCGACGGCACTACGCAGTGCCGCACAGGAATCTTGGGACCTCTGCTTGGAACTTGGTGCTAAATATGGGTATAGAAATGCACAAAGTACCGTCCTTGCGCCCACCGGAACAATCGGTTTTATGATGGATTGTGATACAACAGGGATTGAACCGGATATTGCTTTGGTTAAATACAAACTTTTGGCCGGAAAAGGGGAAGGGATGCTCAAAATCGTGAACAATACGGTTCCGCAGGCGCTTCAACATTTGGGCTACTCGGCGGAGCATATTGCACAAATACTTGCCTATATAGACCAAAACGACACCATAGAAGGTGCGCCCTATGTGAAAGCCCACCATTTATCGGTTTTTGATTGCGCGTTTAAGCCATACAATGGCAAACGGTTTATCCACCACTTAGGCCATCTTCGGATGATGGCAGCGTGTCAGCCCTTTATTAGTGGGGCAATTAGCAAAACGGTGAATATGCCAGAACATTCTACCATTGAGGAAATTGCGGAAACCTATGTGGAGGGGTGGCGTCTGGGCCTCAAAGCGGTTGCCATCTATCGCGAAAACTCCAAGCGGAGCCAGCCCTTGGCGACCAAAAAAGGAGGAAATACCCAAAAAGCGAGTTTGCCCACCTCTGGAGATGGGGCTGCATCCATCAACACCCCGGAAATCGTTGAGAAGATCGTTGAAAAAGTGGTCTATAAACCCACACGCCGCCGCTTGCCAGATGAACGCCCGTCGCTTACCCACAAATTCTCGGTGGCGGGTCACGAGGGGTACTTGCATGTGGGCCTCTATCCCGATACCCAGAAACCCGGAGAAATCTTTATCACAATGGCCAAGCAAGGCTCAACCATCTCCGGTATGATGGATGCTTTTGCGACAGCCATTTCCTTGGCCTTACAATACGGCGTTCCGGTGGAAGCCCTGTGCGAGAAATTTAGCCATATGCGGTTCGAGCCAAGTGGATTTACCCACAACCAACAAATCCCCATGGCCAAGTCTATTATGGATTACATTTTCCGTTGGATGGCGCTGAAGTTTGTAGGGCACGAGGTGGCGGAAACCGAAGACCCCTTTCATTTTACGAATCCACCAGACTTGAGCGACGGTAGCGAATCTACGCCTCTGAGCGAAGTCGCGGTCTCGGTACATGTAGAAGATTCGCACCACCCTCAATCCAGCAAGGCCGAGAAACGAACGGTTTTCCAAAATCAGGCAGATGCGCCGGGATGCCCATCTTGTGGCTCAATC
Protein-coding regions in this window:
- a CDS encoding vitamin B12-dependent ribonucleotide reductase; this translates as MPAKPTHRPATDPKKGLTISRTFSKEGVSPFDSVQWETRTASIKNHKGEIIFEQHHIEMPKEMSHLASNIVASKYFYGDVTKTDVAPREGGREHSFRQLVHRVTRTIADWGKAQRYFATDEDAERFYDELTWLCVNQYGAFNSPVWFNVGLYHQYDVRDTSGKTIWGWDPVSKTVMDVDPYEYPQGSACFIIAVEDSIEDIWKLMAESARLFKYGSGVGADWSKLRSSQEKLSGGGRPSGPVSFMRVQDATGGTIKSGGKTRRAAIMQTLKVWHSDIEEFVVAKQEEEKKAWALIEEGYDGSFNGPAYGSVAFQNVNQSVRVDDAFMEAATQHRAYALRAAQGGEVLGETDAQKLLLKIAEGTHICGDPGVQYEDTIQKWHTVPNSGPINSSNPCSEYMHVDNSACNLASLNLRKFQFEDGTLDVERYRAACRIFITAQEILVDNAGYPSPSITQNSHNFRPLGLGFANLGAFIMAMGVPYDSAEGRGVAGAIMSIMTAEAYARSAEIAAIPEIGPFTAFEKNRDAMLHVMQMHRDAVTQIDASCPTALRSAAQESWDLCLELGAKYGYRNAQSTVLAPTGTIGFMMDCDTTGIEPDIALVKYKLLAGKGEGMLKIVNNTVPQALQHLGYSAEHIAQILAYIDQNDTIEGAPYVKAHHLSVFDCAFKPYNGKRFIHHLGHLRMMAACQPFISGAISKTVNMPEHSTIEEIAETYVEGWRLGLKAVAIYRENSKRSQPLATKKGGNTQKASLPTSGDGAASINTPEIVEKIVEKVVYKPTRRRLPDERPSLTHKFSVAGHEGYLHVGLYPDTQKPGEIFITMAKQGSTISGMMDAFATAISLALQYGVPVEALCEKFSHMRFEPSGFTHNQQIPMAKSIMDYIFRWMALKFVGHEVAETEDPFHFTNPPDLSDGSESTPLSEVAVSVHVEDSHHPQSSKAEKRTVFQNQADAPGCPSCGSITVRSGSCYKCMNCGSTTGCS
- the lysS gene encoding lysine--tRNA ligase; the protein is MSRELTDQEIQRHQSRAWLLENGLQPYGYAWDVTHHAAEIPSLFDAAYPEGSEEDPAETQKVNVCVAGRMMTQRIMGKAAFFNLHDESGKIQVYVRRDDLPEGYYNDVFKKRYDLGDIVGVSGFVFRTKTGELSIHAERLELLTKTLRPLPIVKETEDKSYGGLEDKELRYRQRYADLAIHPEVREVFRKRSQLISAMRRFLDDNGCLEVETPALQPIYGGAAARPFTTHHNALDMELFMRISDELYLKRLIVGGYDRVYEIAKNFRNEGLSRFHNPEFTMMEVYVAYQDYQWMMDFVERMIRYIATELHGKPEVQVGDNLISFEQPFKRITMFEAIAEKTGHNLYGKTRDEIADVAKKLHIEIDASMGSGKLIDEIFGAYVEHTLIQPTFITDYPVELSPLAKRHRDDPNLVERFELICNGKEICNAFSELNDPIDQRERFESQTKLKSGGDDEAMMMDEDYLRALEYGMPPTAGLGVGIDRLAMILTNQESIRDVILFPLLRPEIAH